The following are encoded in a window of Helicobacter ganmani genomic DNA:
- the pgp3 gene encoding peptidoglycan metallopeptidase Pgp3, with protein sequence MRVSNMPTNTIFQKLLVLFFFVFGTQFFAQDSIATPSTFQVENGKTIILSTTATNPKPIKINQKTYTWIPHPSDKSQKIAILSIPYRTPASTITLENGSIVQIIAGNYTKEQIQASPNKVKPNPKNQERIQKEREEANKIYSNYSQERLWNSAFIYPMQSVITSPFGSARVFNNELKSYHSGTDFRAKIGTEIYASNRGKVVIAKHRFLAGGSVVLDHGEGIFSMYYHCSEIKVEVGQIVEKGDLIALSGATGRVSGPHLHFGILIRGAQVDPLDFIAQANALF encoded by the coding sequence ATGAGAGTTTCCAATATGCCGACTAATACAATATTCCAAAAATTATTAGTTCTGTTTTTTTTTGTTTTTGGCACACAATTTTTTGCGCAAGATTCCATTGCCACTCCCTCAACCTTTCAAGTAGAAAATGGTAAGACAATTATTCTATCTACCACAGCGACGAATCCAAAACCTATCAAAATCAACCAAAAAACTTATACTTGGATTCCACACCCTAGCGATAAATCCCAAAAAATAGCGATTCTGTCTATCCCTTATCGCACACCCGCCTCTACAATTACATTAGAAAATGGTTCTATTGTCCAAATTATTGCGGGAAACTACACCAAAGAGCAAATCCAAGCAAGCCCCAACAAAGTCAAACCCAATCCCAAAAATCAAGAAAGAATCCAAAAAGAACGTGAAGAAGCAAACAAAATTTACAGCAATTACAGCCAAGAAAGACTTTGGAATTCTGCTTTTATCTATCCTATGCAAAGCGTCATTACAAGCCCTTTTGGAAGTGCGCGCGTCTTCAACAATGAACTCAAAAGTTACCATAGCGGCACAGACTTTAGAGCAAAAATTGGCACAGAAATCTATGCAAGCAATCGTGGCAAAGTTGTCATTGCCAAACATCGCTTTCTAGCAGGTGGTTCTGTGGTTTTAGACCACGGGGAGGGAATCTTTAGTATGTATTATCATTGCAGTGAAATCAAAGTAGAAGTAGGACAGATTGTAGAAAAAGGAGATTTAATTGCATTAAGTGGAGCAACAGGACGCGTAAGCGGGCCACATTTGCATTTTGGGATTCTCATTCGTGGAGCGCAAGTGGATCCTCTAGACTTTATTGCGCAAGCCAATGCACTCTTTTAA
- a CDS encoding class II aldolase and adducin N-terminal domain-containing protein, with the protein MDMLDKKILQNLKTISLSMFRKNFFGIFHGSISTKLEEGHFLINKKDAIFDDLDEESLIMLYHKRDYRWNDASMDAFIHSLLYQNIPNAKYIAYGMPPFTVSYTLTHNKIVPKDYFGYKMLDTLEVYNPKDFDSWYERADVEINRYFKESGKKIMVIRGYGVYVYHRDLQVLSKLFALLENTCKILHFSSLLEGSKQTQDLFDI; encoded by the coding sequence ATGGATATGCTAGACAAAAAGATTTTACAGAATCTCAAAACAATCTCCCTTTCTATGTTTCGTAAAAATTTCTTTGGAATCTTTCACGGCTCAATCTCTACGAAACTAGAAGAGGGACATTTTCTAATTAATAAAAAAGATGCGATTTTTGATGATTTAGATGAAGAATCCCTAATTATGCTTTATCACAAAAGGGATTACCGCTGGAATGACGCGAGTATGGACGCTTTTATTCATTCTCTCCTCTATCAAAACATTCCCAATGCAAAATACATTGCCTACGGAATGCCCCCTTTTACCGTTTCTTATACTCTAACGCACAATAAAATCGTTCCCAAAGACTATTTTGGCTACAAAATGCTTGACACATTAGAGGTTTATAACCCCAAAGACTTTGATAGTTGGTATGAACGTGCCGATGTAGAAATCAATCGCTATTTTAAAGAAAGTGGCAAAAAAATTATGGTGATTCGTGGCTATGGAGTTTATGTTTATCATCGTGATTTACAGGTTTTATCTAAGCTTTTTGCTCTTTTAGAAAATACTTGCAAAATCTTGCATTTTAGCAGCTTACTTGAGGGAAGCAAACAAACACAAGACTTGTTTGATATTTAA
- a CDS encoding DUF1919 domain-containing protein, translating into MALLGDIILFLQHYKSFSLAKEKWLQRKKGFN; encoded by the coding sequence GTGGCTCTATTGGGAGATATAATATTATTTTTGCAGCATTACAAGAGTTTTAGTTTAGCAAAAGAGAAATGGTTGCAACGTAAAAAAGGATTCAATTAG
- a CDS encoding type II secretion system protein encodes MQSKKAFTMLELVFILVILGILAAVAIPKISASRDDAKLVALKSDINTLKTSFPAYFLAQGEGTFISAVTLSSANWNLNDYTITSKLQDKNGNPCVSATLLDSNHSTASTPKSVQFLQLSTQASGNSQGDTCEKLIESIHLVRELKIPLLSSSIVF; translated from the coding sequence ATGCAGAGCAAAAAAGCTTTTACCATGCTAGAGCTTGTATTTATTTTGGTGATTTTAGGCATTTTGGCTGCTGTTGCGATTCCAAAAATTTCTGCAAGCCGTGATGACGCGAAGCTTGTCGCCCTCAAAAGCGATATTAACACGCTCAAGACTTCCTTTCCTGCTTATTTCCTTGCACAAGGAGAAGGGACTTTTATTAGCGCGGTTACGCTTAGTAGCGCAAATTGGAATCTCAACGACTATACAATCACAAGCAAACTACAAGACAAGAATGGCAATCCTTGTGTTAGTGCGACCTTGTTAGATTCCAATCACTCCACCGCAAGCACACCAAAATCCGTGCAATTTTTGCAACTTTCTACGCAAGCAAGCGGAAATTCTCAAGGCGACACTTGCGAAAAACTTATTGAAAGCATTCATCTTGTGCGAGAGCTTAAGATTCCATTACTTAGCAGCTCTATCGTATTTTAA
- a CDS encoding prepilin-type N-terminal cleavage/methylation domain-containing protein yields MTSKHKSAFTLLELVLVLSLLGILLSFGIPQFSHYTQNACIKKLQLQVLNLKLTLKAQKQQNLATDWNALYQNLDLKPSTCYFEKQKNGFIANDNGRKAYFVLKNLILECQHTKSARLHNGESLCDIF; encoded by the coding sequence ATGACATCAAAACACAAATCTGCCTTTACTTTATTGGAATTGGTGCTTGTGCTATCTCTACTTGGCATTCTACTTAGCTTTGGGATTCCACAATTTAGCCATTACACCCAAAACGCTTGTATCAAAAAATTGCAGCTCCAAGTCTTGAATCTCAAACTAACCCTTAAAGCACAAAAACAACAAAATCTTGCGACAGATTGGAATGCACTCTATCAAAACCTTGATTTGAAACCCAGCACGTGTTATTTTGAAAAGCAAAAAAATGGCTTTATCGCAAATGACAATGGGCGCAAGGCATATTTTGTGTTAAAAAATCTCATTTTAGAATGCCAACACACTAAAAGTGCGCGACTGCATAATGGCGAATCTCTCTGCGATATATTTTAA
- a CDS encoding UbiX family flavin prenyltransferase: protein MKRIIVGVSGASGVELGLRFLQCLPKELEKYCVLTQGARYTLQAENSRKDSTIPQAKWDWIESLQEIPNLVLLEDTDLGAKIASGSFICEAMAVIPCSQNTLAKIACGICDTLLTRAANVMIKENRKLLLAPREMPFSPIVLENMLNLSRIGVRIAPPIFGYYAGKSLEEMERFLIGKWCDSLSLPFDYARWG from the coding sequence ATGAAGCGTATAATCGTTGGAGTTAGCGGTGCAAGCGGGGTGGAGCTTGGTTTGAGATTCTTGCAGTGTTTGCCAAAAGAGTTAGAAAAATACTGCGTCCTCACACAAGGTGCAAGATATACATTGCAGGCAGAAAATTCCCGAAAAGATTCCACAATCCCTCAAGCTAAGTGGGATTGGATAGAATCCTTGCAGGAGATTCCAAATCTTGTTTTACTAGAAGATACGGATTTGGGTGCAAAAATTGCGAGTGGTTCGTTTATTTGTGAGGCAATGGCAGTGATTCCGTGTTCTCAAAATACTTTGGCAAAAATTGCTTGTGGGATTTGCGATACGCTTCTAACGCGTGCGGCAAATGTGATGATAAAGGAGAATCGCAAATTACTTCTTGCTCCTCGCGAAATGCCTTTTAGTCCGATTGTGTTAGAAAATATGCTGAATCTCTCTAGGATTGGTGTGCGAATTGCTCCGCCGATTTTTGGATATTATGCAGGAAAAAGCTTAGAGGAAATGGAAAGATTTCTCATTGGTAAATGGTGCGATAGTCTCTCATTGCCTTTTGATTACGCTCGTTGGGGCTAA
- the flgA gene encoding flagellar basal body P-ring formation chaperone FlgA → MRLIFGILFLIVSNALYALSYLVLEEEYQFKENSIYARDLFPDLQSNFLLFSIPKNSNSYQIKSSQMTEKFANEGISVGAKSPIITFKRAIRGEIEGIRKYILAEFLREYQPYKIQVNAVHLEQITPVDFKEDAILSIDFHSKLLKKREGSFDVVVQEKNGEQLRNRKVYFKYAIDATLQVVQTSETISGRQSIGYNNARLIRIPFERVSSILMKENEMGKVAVRSYTPKDVIVTQDRLILKRVVKKGDKIAVSVSEEGVLLEFVLEAQKDGAVGDTIKARALQGKKTYEVEIIEEGRGRLL, encoded by the coding sequence TTGCGTTTAATATTTGGAATTTTATTTTTGATTGTCTCAAATGCGTTATATGCACTTTCTTATTTGGTATTGGAAGAAGAATATCAGTTTAAAGAAAATTCCATCTATGCTAGAGATTTATTTCCGGATTTGCAAAGCAATTTTTTGCTCTTTAGCATTCCTAAAAATTCTAATAGTTACCAAATCAAAAGTTCTCAAATGACAGAAAAATTTGCAAATGAGGGAATCTCTGTGGGTGCAAAATCCCCAATTATTACCTTTAAGCGTGCCATAAGGGGCGAGATTGAGGGGATTAGGAAGTATATTTTAGCTGAGTTTTTGCGCGAATATCAGCCCTATAAGATTCAGGTAAATGCTGTGCATTTAGAGCAAATTACGCCTGTGGATTTTAAAGAAGATGCGATTTTGTCCATTGATTTTCACTCTAAATTACTTAAAAAACGCGAGGGAAGCTTTGATGTCGTGGTGCAAGAAAAGAATGGAGAACAATTAAGGAATCGTAAGGTTTATTTTAAGTATGCTATTGACGCAACTTTGCAGGTCGTGCAGACGAGTGAAACTATCAGCGGTCGTCAGAGTATTGGCTACAATAACGCACGCCTTATTCGGATTCCTTTTGAACGTGTAAGTAGCATATTGATGAAAGAAAATGAAATGGGAAAAGTTGCCGTGCGTTCTTACACGCCCAAAGATGTGATTGTTACACAAGACCGCTTAATCCTTAAGCGTGTCGTGAAAAAAGGCGATAAAATTGCGGTGAGCGTCAGTGAGGAGGGCGTGTTGCTAGAATTTGTGTTAGAAGCGCAAAAAGATGGCGCGGTGGGGGATACGATTAAGGCGCGTGCATTGCAAGGCAAAAAAACCTATGAGGTAGAAATCATAGAAGAGGGAAGGGGGAGATTATTATGA